The following coding sequences lie in one Methanolacinia paynteri genomic window:
- a CDS encoding DUF1959 family protein encodes MTDFIYEKDLTNMKLKILSSPFHTRMVDELSKKYGISRSALMKNMMENLDMSLLENLPARYNAWKADVNDSELDREIGAMLFVNYIPLIGEENAKAVLDGAQARIDSGEDRDAAVSNGIKEISGMIRR; translated from the coding sequence ATGACCGATTTCATCTACGAAAAGGACCTGACGAATATGAAGCTGAAGATACTTTCGAGTCCTTTTCATACGAGGATGGTAGACGAACTCTCGAAGAAGTACGGGATAAGCCGGTCGGCCCTGATGAAGAACATGATGGAGAACCTCGACATGTCCCTTCTCGAAAACCTTCCGGCAAGATACAATGCGTGGAAGGCGGACGTGAACGACTCCGAGCTCGACCGGGAGATCGGTGCGATGCTCTTCGTGAATTATATTCCGCTTATCGGTGAAGAGAACGCGAAGGCCGTGCTCGACGGTGCACAGGCCAGGATAGATTCGGGAGAGGATCGCGATGCGGCGGTCTCGAACGGAATAAAGGAGATATCGGGGATGATCCGGCGATGA